Proteins encoded together in one Chitinophaga varians window:
- a CDS encoding tetratricopeptide repeat protein, which yields MNRRKSLLVALLCAASGSVMAQSVQDGLKDLYYGKNLSAKQTFEKVIAAKPTEDKAYYYMGIAQLATEDVAGATATFQKGLQAVPTSALLQAGMGRIDLIKGDAAAAKAKFEAATAATQGRDGDVARAIADANTEVKGGDRAYALTVMDKLLNNEGRKKKEMYTATAADYIEQGDAYRYLGGENGGKAIAAYEKALELDANNAEAVMKQGLVNYNARLKAEAVADWTKATNMDPNYAPAFNELFLFYTTPKKDQLSWEKAAEYLEKYMAIADPADKTKNEYLAASVAFFKKDYDGAINKGKAAMAGANEFYKNKFSLLVGDAYLQKGDSLSAKKVMDDYVQAAGEGKLDSSDYKLLSTIYLRLKSSDSATQNQYTDKALGYLEKFASSTTAKDPETYIQIAEALKAARKFEQAGDWYEKANELRLANKETLGAIDYFNVGLNYYYAGIGSKPVDTALINKADAAFQKVIEAKPELGTGYYWRGQANFAKDQQGQSGVAKPFYDKYIEITEPNGADKNKNTLTYAYTYELLYYYFKEDKANVQVYADKLSAIDPNNVTVKQIKENMNSREKASAKPAAKPAANKK from the coding sequence ATGAACAGACGGAAAAGTTTACTCGTAGCATTGCTGTGCGCCGCCTCCGGCAGTGTGATGGCTCAATCTGTGCAGGATGGATTGAAAGACCTGTATTATGGTAAAAACCTGTCCGCCAAACAGACGTTTGAAAAAGTAATTGCTGCGAAACCAACTGAAGACAAAGCTTATTATTACATGGGTATAGCACAACTCGCCACGGAAGACGTAGCCGGCGCTACTGCTACCTTCCAGAAGGGTTTGCAGGCCGTTCCGACTTCAGCTTTATTGCAGGCTGGTATGGGCCGTATCGATCTGATAAAAGGTGATGCTGCTGCCGCCAAAGCTAAATTTGAAGCTGCAACAGCTGCTACCCAGGGCCGTGATGGTGACGTAGCCCGCGCCATTGCTGATGCCAACACAGAAGTAAAAGGCGGTGACCGCGCTTATGCCCTCACTGTAATGGACAAGCTCCTGAACAACGAAGGCCGCAAGAAAAAAGAAATGTACACCGCTACCGCGGCTGACTATATCGAACAAGGTGACGCCTACCGCTACCTGGGCGGCGAAAACGGCGGTAAAGCCATCGCTGCTTACGAAAAAGCGCTGGAACTGGACGCCAACAATGCCGAAGCTGTTATGAAACAAGGCCTCGTAAACTACAACGCGAGACTGAAAGCTGAAGCAGTGGCTGACTGGACCAAAGCTACCAATATGGACCCGAACTATGCTCCCGCCTTCAATGAGCTGTTCCTGTTCTATACTACTCCTAAAAAAGATCAGCTGTCATGGGAAAAAGCCGCTGAATACCTGGAGAAATACATGGCCATCGCTGACCCGGCAGATAAAACCAAAAACGAATACCTGGCTGCTTCCGTAGCGTTCTTCAAAAAAGACTACGATGGCGCTATCAATAAAGGTAAAGCCGCTATGGCCGGTGCCAACGAGTTTTATAAAAACAAGTTTAGCCTGCTGGTAGGTGATGCTTACCTGCAGAAAGGCGATTCCCTGAGCGCGAAAAAAGTAATGGATGATTATGTGCAGGCTGCAGGTGAAGGCAAACTGGACTCCAGCGACTACAAACTGCTGAGCACTATCTACCTCCGTCTGAAATCTTCTGATTCTGCTACACAGAACCAGTACACAGACAAAGCACTGGGCTACCTGGAAAAATTCGCTTCTTCCACTACCGCTAAAGATCCTGAGACTTACATCCAGATCGCTGAAGCACTGAAAGCTGCGAGAAAATTCGAACAGGCTGGTGACTGGTATGAAAAAGCCAATGAGCTGCGTCTGGCCAATAAAGAAACACTTGGCGCTATCGACTACTTCAACGTAGGTCTCAACTATTACTATGCCGGTATTGGTTCCAAACCAGTGGATACCGCGCTGATCAACAAAGCAGATGCTGCGTTCCAGAAAGTAATAGAGGCGAAACCAGAACTGGGCACCGGTTATTACTGGAGAGGCCAGGCCAACTTCGCCAAAGATCAGCAGGGCCAGAGCGGTGTTGCTAAGCCTTTCTATGATAAATACATAGAAATCACTGAGCCTAACGGCGCTGACAAAAACAAAAACACCCTGACTTACGCTTATACTTACGAACTGTTGTACTACTACTTCAAGGAAGATAAAGCCAATGTTCAGGTGTATGCTGATAAGCTGTCCGCTATTGATCCAAACAACGTAACCGTTAAACAGATCAAAGAAAACATGAACAGCCGCGAAAAAGCGTCTGCCAAGCCAGCCGCTAAACCAGCTGCCAACAAAAAATAA
- a CDS encoding NADH-quinone oxidoreductase subunit C produces the protein MSLTNERIQQRLTEKFGDVLTGFEEPFGMLTFTAQKDYNLKVMQFLFDDEELRFRFLTDITAVHYPERKGEELCVVYHLHNFVDNVRLRLKVYTPVAAPKVFTATSLYESANWMERETYDFFGVDFVGHPNLIRVLNVDEMTYFPMRKEFPLEDPMRTDKDDEMFGRGGHF, from the coding sequence ATGTCTTTAACAAACGAACGCATACAACAACGCCTGACGGAGAAGTTCGGGGATGTACTGACCGGTTTTGAAGAGCCGTTTGGAATGCTCACCTTCACCGCACAGAAAGATTATAACCTGAAAGTAATGCAATTCCTGTTTGACGATGAGGAATTGCGTTTTCGTTTTCTGACAGACATCACAGCGGTACACTATCCCGAACGTAAAGGGGAGGAGCTGTGCGTGGTATATCACCTGCACAACTTCGTGGACAATGTACGGCTGCGCCTTAAAGTTTATACACCGGTGGCAGCACCGAAAGTATTTACCGCTACCAGCCTGTATGAATCTGCCAACTGGATGGAGCGCGAAACCTATGACTTCTTCGGGGTGGATTTTGTAGGGCATCCTAACCTGATCCGTGTCCTCAACGTGGATGAAATGACCTATTTCCCCATGCGCAAGGAGTTCCCGCTGGAAGATCCCATGCGTACCGATAAAGACGACGAAATGTTTGGCAGGGGCGGTCACTTTTAA
- the hisS gene encoding histidine--tRNA ligase, whose amino-acid sequence MIKPGIPNGTRDFGPVVVRKRNYIFRTIRETFEVFGFQPLETPAMENLSTLTGKYGEEGDKLMFKILNNGDIFPKAQAATDNKSLVAALSEKALRYDLTIPFARYVVMNQNDLALPFKRYQMQPVWRADKPQRGRYREFYQCDADVVGSNSLLNEVELLLIYDTVLTKLGLQGYELRINNRKILSGLAEVIGKPELLTDITISIDKLDKIGAEGVRKELATRGLTDADIATIETFLAISGTSEEKLAQLKTLLQSSPTALKGIEELSYVLNSGFGTFNTTPEIDVTLARGLNYYTGMIVEVKAPPTVKMGSIGGGGRYDDLTGLFGLKGISGVGISFGVDRIYDVLEELQLFPQEAQQSTKVLFLNLGDESARTCFSYMMQLRAKGIAAELFHENAKMDKQLKYANKRGIPYVIILGEAELQEGLIAVKNFITGQQEKIKAEQLADYNF is encoded by the coding sequence ATGATAAAACCCGGTATTCCCAACGGAACCCGCGACTTTGGCCCTGTTGTAGTCAGAAAACGCAACTATATTTTCCGGACCATCCGCGAAACATTTGAAGTATTCGGCTTCCAGCCACTCGAAACACCCGCCATGGAGAACCTCTCCACCCTCACCGGCAAATACGGCGAGGAAGGCGATAAACTTATGTTTAAAATACTCAACAACGGCGATATATTTCCTAAAGCACAAGCTGCCACCGATAACAAATCACTGGTAGCCGCCCTCTCTGAGAAAGCACTCCGGTACGACCTCACCATCCCGTTTGCCCGGTATGTGGTGATGAACCAGAACGACCTCGCCCTGCCTTTTAAACGCTACCAGATGCAGCCGGTATGGCGCGCCGATAAACCCCAGCGTGGCCGCTACCGCGAATTCTACCAGTGCGACGCCGACGTGGTAGGCAGCAACTCCCTCCTCAATGAAGTGGAACTGCTCCTCATCTACGACACCGTGCTCACCAAACTGGGCCTGCAAGGATATGAACTGCGCATCAACAACCGCAAAATACTGAGCGGCCTGGCCGAAGTAATCGGTAAACCGGAACTGCTCACCGATATCACCATCTCCATCGATAAACTGGATAAGATCGGCGCGGAAGGCGTACGCAAGGAACTGGCCACCAGAGGACTGACAGACGCGGACATCGCCACCATCGAGACTTTCCTGGCCATTAGCGGCACCAGTGAAGAGAAACTGGCACAGCTCAAAACCCTGCTCCAGTCATCTCCTACCGCCCTCAAAGGCATCGAGGAACTGTCTTATGTGCTCAACTCAGGCTTCGGCACCTTCAACACCACGCCGGAAATCGACGTGACACTGGCCCGTGGCCTCAACTACTACACCGGCATGATCGTGGAAGTAAAAGCACCGCCCACCGTGAAAATGGGCAGCATTGGCGGCGGCGGCAGATATGATGACCTCACCGGCCTCTTTGGCCTTAAAGGCATTTCCGGAGTGGGCATCTCCTTTGGGGTAGACCGCATCTACGACGTACTGGAAGAACTGCAACTGTTCCCGCAGGAAGCGCAGCAGTCCACCAAAGTACTGTTCCTGAACCTCGGCGATGAAAGCGCCCGCACATGCTTCAGCTATATGATGCAGCTGCGCGCCAAAGGCATCGCTGCTGAACTGTTCCACGAGAACGCCAAAATGGACAAACAGCTGAAATACGCTAATAAAAGAGGTATTCCGTATGTGATCATCCTCGGCGAAGCGGAACTGCAGGAAGGCCTCATCGCGGTGAAGAACTTCATCACCGGCCAGCAGGAGAAGATCAAGGCAGAACAGCTGGCGGATTACAATTTCTAA
- a CDS encoding NADH-quinone oxidoreductase subunit B, which translates to MARPVQYNTNVKMVEIPEGYSGEGFYATSFDKAIGLARKNSIWPLPFATSCCGIEFMATMAATYDLARFGAERMAFTPRQCDLLMVMGTISKKMGPIVRQVYLQMAEPRWVMAVGACACSGGIFDTYSVLQGIDQVIPVDVYVPGCPPRPEGIIDGFMKIQQLVGNESLRRRNSDRYKELMESYGIK; encoded by the coding sequence ATGGCTCGTCCGGTTCAATATAATACCAATGTGAAGATGGTGGAAATCCCAGAGGGATATTCCGGTGAAGGGTTCTATGCCACCTCATTTGATAAGGCCATCGGTCTGGCGCGTAAAAACTCCATCTGGCCTTTACCGTTCGCTACCTCCTGCTGCGGTATCGAATTTATGGCCACTATGGCCGCTACCTACGATCTGGCCCGTTTCGGTGCGGAACGTATGGCATTCACCCCGCGTCAGTGCGATCTGCTGATGGTGATGGGGACTATTTCCAAAAAGATGGGCCCTATCGTGCGCCAGGTATACCTGCAGATGGCTGAGCCACGCTGGGTAATGGCAGTAGGCGCCTGCGCCTGCAGCGGTGGTATTTTTGATACTTACTCTGTTTTACAAGGAATCGACCAGGTGATCCCGGTAGATGTGTATGTTCCGGGATGTCCTCCCAGACCGGAAGGCATCATCGACGGCTTCATGAAAATACAGCAGTTGGTGGGCAATGAAAGCCTGCGCCGCCGTAACTCCGACCGTTATAAAGAACTGATGGAGTCTTACGGTATCAAATAA
- a CDS encoding NADH-quinone oxidoreductase subunit A produces MYTDTVFLSATTTPFSYFPIVLQLLAALGFVGITMLATHFLGPKRKTSDKLINFESGIEQRGNARQPVAIKYFLTAILFVLFDVEVIFFYPYAVNFKSLGWEGFVAVLMFVGFFLCGFIYIVKKGALKWED; encoded by the coding sequence ATGTATACAGATACTGTATTTTTGTCAGCAACGACTACTCCTTTTAGCTATTTCCCTATAGTACTGCAATTACTTGCTGCTTTAGGTTTTGTTGGGATCACTATGCTAGCCACTCACTTTCTGGGTCCCAAGCGTAAAACAAGTGATAAGCTTATTAACTTTGAGAGCGGAATTGAGCAGCGCGGCAATGCGAGGCAGCCGGTGGCCATCAAATACTTTCTGACGGCTATTCTCTTTGTCTTATTTGATGTGGAAGTGATCTTTTTCTACCCGTACGCTGTTAATTTCAAGTCGCTGGGTTGGGAAGGATTTGTTGCCGTGTTGATGTTTGTGGGTTTCTTCCTGTGTGGGTTTATCTACATTGTGAAGAAAGGGGCCCTGAAGTGGGAAGACTAA
- a CDS encoding NADH-quinone oxidoreductase subunit D, with protein sequence MLDQKQHIKLPEGSIEKNTTTLNLGPTHPATHGVFQNILEIDGERVVSAVSTVGYIHRAFEKIAERRPYYQITPLTDRLNYCSAPINNMGWIMTVEKLLGLEIPKRVDYLRVIIMELARIADHLICSAVMGVDTGALTGFVYLMTYRELIYEIYEEICGSRLTTNIGRIGGFERNFTPAAFEKIERFLKEYPAALTEFETLLTRNRIFMERTQGVGAISAERAMSYGFTGPNLRAAGVDYDVRIASPYSSYQDFDFSIPVGTTGDCYDRYQVRNAEMWESISIIRQAMDKLKGLPDDVYHADVPAYYLPDKKDVYTKMEALIYHFKIVMGETEILPGEVYHSVEGANGELGFYLISDGGRSPYRLHFRRPCFIYYQAYPELIKGSMLSDAIVCMSSLNLIAGELDA encoded by the coding sequence ATGTTAGACCAGAAACAACATATAAAACTGCCGGAAGGCTCCATAGAAAAAAATACGACCACACTGAACCTGGGTCCTACCCACCCGGCCACACACGGCGTATTCCAGAATATCCTGGAAATAGATGGCGAAAGAGTTGTGAGCGCGGTATCCACTGTAGGATACATCCACCGCGCATTTGAGAAGATCGCAGAACGCCGTCCCTATTACCAGATCACCCCGCTTACCGACAGGCTCAACTACTGTTCCGCCCCTATCAACAACATGGGCTGGATCATGACCGTGGAGAAGCTGCTGGGACTGGAAATTCCCAAGCGTGTTGACTACCTGCGGGTGATCATCATGGAGCTGGCCCGTATAGCAGACCACCTGATCTGTAGCGCGGTAATGGGTGTGGACACCGGTGCCCTGACCGGCTTCGTGTACCTCATGACCTACCGTGAACTGATATACGAAATTTACGAAGAGATATGCGGTTCCCGCCTGACGACCAACATCGGTCGTATTGGTGGTTTTGAAAGAAACTTCACCCCGGCTGCTTTCGAGAAAATAGAACGTTTCCTGAAAGAATATCCGGCGGCGCTGACAGAATTTGAAACCCTGCTGACCCGTAACCGTATCTTCATGGAACGTACGCAGGGCGTAGGTGCCATCAGTGCCGAGAGAGCCATGAGCTACGGCTTCACCGGCCCTAACCTGAGAGCTGCCGGCGTGGATTACGATGTGCGCATCGCCAGCCCGTACTCCTCTTACCAGGATTTCGATTTCTCCATACCAGTGGGCACTACCGGCGACTGCTACGACCGTTACCAGGTACGTAACGCGGAAATGTGGGAGAGCATCAGCATCATCCGTCAGGCGATGGACAAGCTGAAAGGTTTACCGGACGACGTATACCATGCAGACGTTCCGGCTTACTACCTGCCTGACAAAAAAGACGTTTATACAAAAATGGAGGCGCTCATCTATCACTTTAAAATCGTGATGGGTGAAACAGAGATACTGCCTGGCGAAGTGTACCACTCTGTAGAAGGAGCTAACGGTGAACTGGGCTTTTACCTGATCAGCGATGGTGGCCGCAGCCCTTACCGGTTGCACTTCCGCCGTCCCTGCTTCATCTACTATCAGGCTTATCCTGAACTGATCAAGGGCTCCATGCTGAGCGATGCGATCGTGTGTATGAGTAGCCTTAACCTGATTGCCGGTGAATTGGATGCATAG
- a CDS encoding low molecular weight protein-tyrosine-phosphatase, translated as MKILMVCLGNICRSPLAEGIMRQLAQEKGLNWEIDSAGTGNWHVGHSPDHRAIREARRQGVDISGLAARQFETADFDRFDRIYVMDHNNHRDVLKKARNEADKAKVRHLLADDQDVPDPWFDDALFAPVYQLIFNACKDITDQEL; from the coding sequence ATGAAGATACTGATGGTATGCCTTGGTAATATTTGCCGCTCACCCCTGGCGGAAGGTATTATGCGGCAGCTTGCACAAGAAAAGGGGCTGAACTGGGAAATAGACTCGGCTGGCACGGGCAACTGGCATGTGGGGCATTCGCCGGACCACCGCGCCATCCGCGAAGCACGCCGCCAGGGCGTGGACATCTCCGGACTGGCTGCCCGGCAGTTTGAAACAGCCGATTTTGACCGGTTTGACCGCATCTACGTCATGGACCATAACAACCATCGTGACGTACTGAAAAAAGCCCGTAACGAAGCGGACAAGGCCAAAGTAAGACATCTGCTGGCAGATGACCAGGACGTGCCCGACCCATGGTTCGACGACGCCCTCTTTGCCCCTGTATATCAACTGATCTTCAATGCCTGTAAAGACATCACCGATCAGGAACTGTAA
- a CDS encoding substrate-binding domain-containing protein, producing the protein MTLLLAACGPNPNAKKVDTATEGEIRISVDETYKPLLDSEIKVFESLYPKAHIIASYKPEAECFKDLLNDSARLIIVTRDFSAAERDYFKKIKITPQSLMLAWDALALVVNHANPDSILTMDQVRGIMDGTNKDRKWQLVFDNANSSTVRYIQDSINKGKPLPANTMAAKTNPEVIDYVAKNKDAIGVIGVSWISDPSDSLALAFTNKVSVVKLRADNGSEFVLPYQAYIGIGSYPLKRGFFFCLKEPYHGLGSGFATFLGSYEGQLVIKQARLFPARLNVVFREANLK; encoded by the coding sequence TTGACATTACTGCTGGCGGCCTGCGGCCCCAATCCTAATGCGAAAAAAGTGGATACGGCCACAGAAGGGGAGATACGTATCAGCGTGGATGAAACGTATAAACCGTTACTGGATTCGGAAATCAAGGTTTTTGAATCATTGTATCCAAAGGCACATATTATTGCTTCCTACAAACCGGAGGCAGAGTGCTTTAAAGATCTTTTAAATGATAGTGCGCGCCTGATCATTGTCACACGCGATTTCAGTGCTGCTGAACGTGATTATTTCAAGAAGATAAAGATCACGCCTCAAAGCTTAATGCTGGCCTGGGACGCGCTGGCGCTGGTGGTGAACCACGCTAATCCGGATTCCATCCTCACAATGGACCAGGTACGTGGCATCATGGACGGCACTAATAAAGACAGGAAATGGCAACTGGTGTTTGATAATGCCAACTCAAGCACCGTACGTTATATTCAGGATTCCATCAATAAAGGTAAACCTTTGCCGGCCAATACCATGGCAGCCAAGACTAACCCGGAAGTGATAGATTACGTCGCCAAAAACAAGGACGCAATCGGCGTGATAGGTGTGAGCTGGATCTCTGATCCCAGCGATTCACTGGCCCTCGCATTCACCAATAAAGTGTCCGTTGTAAAGCTGAGAGCGGATAATGGTTCGGAATTTGTATTGCCTTATCAGGCTTACATTGGTATCGGGTCCTATCCATTAAAACGTGGCTTCTTCTTTTGTCTGAAAGAGCCTTACCATGGTTTAGGCTCGGGATTTGCTACCTTCCTTGGTAGTTATGAGGGCCAACTCGTGATCAAACAGGCCCGCTTATTCCCCGCGAGATTGAACGTGGTATTCAGGGAAGCCAACCTTAAATAG
- the nuoE gene encoding NADH-quinone oxidoreductase subunit NuoE — protein MAVVQFSEEKLNKVKEIIARYPEGKQKSALIPVLHLAQEEFGGWLSAETMDYVAGILQITPIEVYEVATFYSMFNLKPVGKYLFEVCQTGPCMVSGSDQIIDYIKNKLGIGVGETTPDGMFTLKTVECLGACGYAPMMQLGKHFREHLTPAKVDEIIAECRAKAN, from the coding sequence ATGGCTGTGGTTCAATTTTCTGAAGAGAAACTGAATAAAGTAAAAGAGATCATCGCACGCTACCCGGAAGGGAAGCAGAAGAGTGCGCTGATACCTGTGCTGCATCTGGCACAGGAGGAATTTGGCGGTTGGCTGAGTGCAGAAACGATGGACTATGTGGCGGGCATCCTGCAGATAACGCCCATTGAAGTATACGAAGTGGCCACTTTCTACAGCATGTTCAACCTGAAGCCGGTAGGCAAATACCTGTTTGAAGTATGTCAGACAGGCCCCTGCATGGTAAGTGGTTCGGATCAGATCATTGACTATATTAAGAATAAACTGGGTATCGGTGTAGGTGAAACTACGCCTGACGGCATGTTTACCCTTAAAACGGTAGAATGCCTCGGTGCCTGCGGTTATGCGCCCATGATGCAATTGGGTAAACATTTCCGTGAACACCTGACCCCTGCCAAAGTGGATGAGATCATCGCGGAATGCAGGGCAAAAGCTAATTGA